Proteins from a single region of Bacillota bacterium:
- the ileS gene encoding isoleucine--tRNA ligase (IleRS; catalyzes the formation of isoleucyl-tRNA(Ile) from isoleucine and tRNA(Ile); since isoleucine and other amino acids such as valine are similar, there are additional editing function in this enzyme; one is involved in hydrolysis of activated valine-AMP and the other is involved in deacylation of mischarged Val-tRNA(Ile); there are two active sites, one for aminoacylation and one for editing; class-I aminoacyl-tRNA synthetase family type 1 subfamily; some organisms carry two different copies of this enzyme), which yields METNEKLDYRETLQLPRTDFPMRANLSRREPEFLRRWDEERMYERLQELGRAQNRPVFILHDGPPYANGDIHIGTAFNKILKDIVVRSHSMAGYHAPYVPGWDTHGLPIEHAIITQKKIDRHAMDPVEFRRLCKEYALHYVGVHREQFRRLGVWGDWENPYSTLSPEYEARQIEVFGEMARRGYIYRGKKPVYWCAHCETALAEAEIEYHDHRSPSVYFTFVVTDGKGVVPDAGGPEGEAGAALVVAWTTTPWTIPANRAVALHPDYVYVLVDSDRGRLLLAEELAGRVAEEAGIRLGDVLGKWKGKELEGIVTRHPLYDRESPLVLGEHVTLEQGSGCVHTAPGHGLEDYEVGMRYGLEVFAPVTGDGRFTDEAPPYGGMKLGDANGHIINDLERGRRLLAKDEIVHQYAHCWRCRNPVYFRAT from the coding sequence TACGAGCGCCTGCAGGAGCTGGGGCGCGCGCAGAACCGGCCGGTGTTCATTCTGCACGACGGCCCCCCGTACGCCAACGGTGACATCCACATCGGCACCGCCTTCAACAAGATTTTAAAAGACATCGTGGTGCGCTCGCATTCCATGGCGGGCTATCACGCGCCGTACGTTCCCGGCTGGGACACGCACGGCCTGCCCATTGAGCACGCGATTATTACGCAGAAGAAGATCGACCGCCACGCGATGGATCCGGTGGAGTTCCGCCGGCTGTGCAAAGAGTACGCGCTGCACTACGTCGGCGTCCATCGCGAGCAGTTCCGCCGGCTGGGCGTGTGGGGCGACTGGGAAAACCCGTACTCGACGCTGTCGCCGGAGTACGAGGCGCGGCAGATCGAAGTGTTCGGCGAGATGGCGCGCCGCGGCTACATTTATCGCGGCAAGAAGCCGGTCTACTGGTGCGCCCACTGCGAAACGGCGCTGGCCGAGGCCGAGATCGAGTACCACGACCACCGTTCGCCTTCGGTGTACTTCACGTTCGTGGTGACGGACGGAAAGGGCGTCGTGCCGGACGCGGGCGGCCCGGAAGGCGAAGCCGGCGCGGCCCTGGTGGTGGCCTGGACCACGACGCCGTGGACCATTCCGGCCAACAGGGCGGTGGCGCTGCATCCCGATTACGTCTACGTGCTGGTGGACAGCGACCGGGGCCGGCTACTCCTGGCCGAGGAACTGGCCGGACGCGTGGCCGAGGAGGCGGGCATCCGGCTCGGGGACGTGCTGGGCAAGTGGAAGGGCAAGGAGCTGGAGGGCATCGTCACGCGGCATCCGCTGTACGACCGCGAAAGCCCGCTGGTCTTGGGCGAGCACGTGACGCTGGAGCAGGGCTCCGGCTGCGTGCACACCGCGCCCGGCCACGGCCTGGAGGACTACGAAGTCGGCATGCGCTACGGCCTGGAGGTTTTCGCGCCGGTCACCGGCGACGGCCGCTTCACCGACGAGGCGCCGCCCTACGGCGGTATGAAGCTGGGTGACGCCAACGGGCACATCATCAACGACCTGGAGCGCGGCCGGCGCCTTTTGGCGAAAGACGAGATCGTGCACCAGTACGCCCACTGCTGGCGCTGCCGCAACCCGGTCTACTTCCGCGCGACG